The following proteins are co-located in the Acidimicrobiia bacterium genome:
- a CDS encoding M28 family metallopeptidase, giving the protein MEDDLAGLVAFGVREAGSAEEAMAAAFLSESLESAGVIVELREVPLPTGNTSLNVIARFGTGDRHVLLGAHYDSKPPSPGADDNGSGTVVLLELARRLAESPPPDQRVTVVFFGAEEVLIGYERTVHHFGSRLLAGQMEESGDLPDLMVSADMIGVGSRILAATYLDSDPRAAELIVEAAAALGISVVRDQRGDISDHEAFARAGVPSVFLWRLDNPDYHAASDLEVRTGVLLEDLAILEAFLDLAGH; this is encoded by the coding sequence ATGGAGGATGACCTCGCCGGACTCGTCGCGTTCGGGGTACGCGAAGCGGGGTCGGCCGAGGAAGCCATGGCCGCGGCGTTTCTGAGCGAGTCGCTGGAAAGTGCCGGCGTCATCGTTGAACTGAGGGAGGTTCCGCTTCCCACCGGAAACACCTCACTCAACGTGATCGCACGCTTTGGCACCGGCGATCGGCACGTCCTGCTCGGGGCTCACTACGATTCGAAGCCGCCCTCCCCGGGCGCCGACGACAACGGCAGCGGAACCGTGGTACTGCTCGAGCTGGCGCGGCGCCTGGCCGAATCGCCTCCGCCGGATCAGCGCGTGACCGTGGTCTTCTTCGGAGCCGAAGAAGTTCTCATCGGCTATGAACGCACCGTTCACCATTTCGGCTCGCGGCTGTTGGCCGGGCAAATGGAAGAGAGTGGCGACCTTCCCGACCTCATGGTCTCCGCCGACATGATCGGAGTCGGTTCGCGCATCCTCGCCGCCACCTACCTCGACTCGGATCCGAGGGCCGCCGAGCTCATTGTTGAGGCGGCAGCTGCGCTGGGAATCAGCGTTGTGCGTGACCAGAGGGGTGATATTTCCGATCACGAGGCCTTCGCCCGAGCCGGGGTGCCGTCCGTGTTTCTGTGGCGTCTCGATAACCCCGACTATCACGCGGCGAGTGACCTCGAGGTTCGCACTGGGGTTCTCCTCGAGGATCTGGCGATCCTGGAGGCCTTCCTCGATCTGGCCGGCCATTAG
- a CDS encoding MoaD/ThiS family protein, whose protein sequence is MARLRLFANLRELAGTSVVELEADTVGDLLEKAAESYGLDFRRSMRRARVWVNGEPAVPEDAVDDQDEVALIPPVSGGAETSVIAGIDLHVFAPLVTVAVLILANLPATPEWFVTALVAVGAVWAVDLVDSARMAGVDLQLPPLLATILVGAIAPYGMADNTSGVVGLGLVVVFALVAAFVWAIVAPQARDVMAVANTALAQVIAGTGIGSLVLTRLSPDGRARVGAFLVIIILSAAAWWAAGRGKGIGFLDPFAAGALAAVTGAVLAAWLWNLGILTFLFVGVVVALALIAGRGFGAMVRTGEVYLVDHPPGYLTLIDGPALAAAAFYPILQLVL, encoded by the coding sequence ATGGCGCGATTGCGCCTGTTTGCCAACCTGCGAGAACTCGCCGGAACATCTGTGGTGGAACTCGAGGCGGATACCGTCGGGGACTTGCTCGAGAAAGCAGCCGAATCCTACGGCCTCGACTTCCGGCGAAGCATGCGACGTGCCCGTGTGTGGGTCAACGGTGAGCCGGCTGTGCCCGAGGACGCCGTCGACGACCAGGATGAAGTTGCCTTGATCCCTCCGGTTTCGGGCGGAGCCGAGACAAGTGTCATCGCCGGCATCGACTTGCACGTGTTTGCCCCCCTGGTCACAGTTGCCGTGCTGATTCTGGCCAACCTCCCTGCCACTCCAGAATGGTTCGTGACTGCGCTCGTCGCCGTCGGAGCCGTATGGGCCGTCGATCTCGTCGATTCGGCGCGAATGGCCGGCGTCGACCTGCAACTCCCTCCGCTGCTGGCGACGATTCTCGTCGGGGCTATCGCGCCGTACGGGATGGCAGACAATACGTCGGGGGTCGTCGGACTCGGCCTGGTCGTGGTCTTCGCCCTCGTCGCAGCCTTTGTTTGGGCGATCGTGGCTCCGCAGGCTCGCGATGTGATGGCGGTCGCCAACACGGCACTGGCTCAGGTGATCGCCGGTACCGGAATCGGATCGTTGGTGCTCACCCGCTTGTCGCCGGACGGGCGCGCACGGGTGGGGGCGTTTCTGGTCATCATCATTCTCTCGGCGGCGGCATGGTGGGCGGCCGGTAGAGGGAAAGGCATCGGGTTCCTCGATCCGTTTGCAGCCGGGGCACTGGCGGCCGTGACGGGAGCGGTGCTGGCTGCCTGGTTGTGGAATCTCGGCATCCTCACCTTTCTGTTCGTCGGGGTCGTCGTGGCGCTCGCCTTGATCGCAGGGCGGGGATTCGGGGCGATGGTGAGGACGGGTGAGGTGTATCTGGTCGACCATCCGCCCGGTTACCTGACTTTGATCGACGGCCCGGCGCTGGCGGCGGCGGCCTTCTACCCGATACTGCAGCTCGTCTTATAG
- a CDS encoding haloalkane dehalogenase: protein MKVLRTPDKRFEMLPDFPFEPHYVEIPNEWGPAIRIHSIDEGPAGAPCVVLMHGEPTWSYLFRHLIPPIVRAGYRVLAPDLVGFGRSDKPASIDDYSYERMVEWTAAWFEAVNPRRVTLIVHDWGGLIGLRVVARGSRRFARVIAMNAGLPTGTQVMSSEFATWQLMAHNMPVLPVGQIVNGGCFVDLPQEVIAAYDAPFPDESFKSGARALPSLVPIHPDDPSAAENRDAWRSLRRFKKPFLTAFSDLDPISSGTEEVFKAAIPGAVGQPHTRLRHSGHFVTEDRTERLIKVIGHFLRS, encoded by the coding sequence ATGAAGGTTCTCCGTACTCCGGACAAGCGGTTCGAGATGCTTCCCGATTTCCCGTTCGAGCCGCATTACGTGGAGATCCCCAACGAGTGGGGCCCTGCCATTCGAATCCACTCAATCGACGAGGGCCCGGCCGGAGCCCCGTGTGTGGTTCTGATGCACGGAGAGCCAACCTGGTCCTACCTGTTTCGGCATCTGATCCCTCCGATCGTCCGGGCCGGGTACCGGGTGCTTGCTCCCGACCTGGTCGGATTCGGCCGGTCGGACAAGCCAGCTTCGATCGACGACTACTCCTATGAGCGCATGGTCGAGTGGACCGCGGCCTGGTTCGAGGCAGTGAACCCCCGTCGGGTCACGCTCATCGTCCACGATTGGGGCGGTCTGATCGGCCTCCGCGTCGTGGCCAGGGGATCTCGGAGGTTCGCCAGAGTCATCGCGATGAATGCCGGACTTCCGACCGGAACTCAGGTGATGTCGTCTGAGTTTGCGACGTGGCAGCTCATGGCTCACAACATGCCGGTGCTGCCGGTCGGGCAGATCGTGAACGGCGGATGCTTTGTCGATCTGCCCCAGGAGGTGATTGCTGCCTACGACGCGCCGTTTCCCGACGAATCGTTCAAGTCCGGCGCCAGAGCGTTGCCGTCGCTGGTGCCGATCCATCCCGACGATCCCTCTGCTGCTGAGAACCGGGACGCGTGGCGATCGCTTCGCCGGTTCAAGAAGCCGTTCTTGACCGCTTTCAGCGACCTCGACCCCATCAGCAGCGGAACCGAGGAGGTCTTCAAAGCCGCCATTCCCGGGGCTGTGGGTCAACCGCACACCCGCCTTCGTCATTCCGGGCACTTCGTGACGGAGGACCGCACCGAGCGTCTGATCAAGGTGATCGGCCATTTCCTCCGCTCGTGA
- a CDS encoding SPFH domain-containing protein, translating into MEVVLTLAGLIVAAVVVVLLAIRSLIVICPPNRISVISGRSRQDGEGTARGYRIIRGGRTIRIPLLEKVDWMDLNTIAIELSVTNAYSKGSIPLNVQAVGDVKISSREGVLDNAIERFLGRPIGYVQQIAKETLEANLRGVLATLTPEEVNEDRLKFASVLIEEADDDMRILGLDLDVLKIQNVTDEAGYLDSVGRRRTAQVIKEARVAEAERQAEAQESEADSRRRAEVARADADLLIVERENALRVRTAELEADALIKEEQAKVAGDKARAIAQQELQHERIELERRRLEADIVAPARAEKEAKELIAKGVAASIIEDGAAQIDVFRRLVEQYQLAGEDAQQIFVLNMLPDLVDRIVGTVEGVSIDRVSIIDSGSGEPGIPAVMSQLPAAVIKLTEQIENATGVNILSNLGGPRRAGSSASTPAAATDDAGGTGEPVA; encoded by the coding sequence ATGGAAGTTGTGTTGACACTGGCGGGCCTGATCGTGGCAGCGGTCGTGGTTGTGCTGCTGGCCATCCGGAGCCTGATCGTCATCTGCCCGCCAAACCGAATAAGTGTGATTTCCGGGCGTTCCAGGCAGGACGGAGAGGGTACCGCCCGCGGGTACCGGATCATCCGGGGTGGGCGCACGATACGAATCCCGTTGCTGGAGAAGGTCGATTGGATGGATCTCAATACGATCGCCATCGAGTTGTCCGTGACGAACGCCTACTCGAAGGGTTCGATCCCGCTCAACGTACAGGCCGTCGGCGATGTGAAGATCTCGAGCAGGGAAGGCGTGCTGGACAACGCAATTGAACGGTTCCTCGGTCGCCCGATCGGATACGTCCAGCAGATCGCCAAAGAGACGCTAGAAGCCAACCTGCGCGGGGTTCTCGCCACTCTCACTCCCGAAGAAGTCAACGAGGATCGGCTCAAGTTCGCCTCCGTCTTGATTGAAGAGGCCGACGACGATATGAGAATCCTGGGTCTGGATCTCGATGTTCTCAAGATCCAGAACGTGACAGACGAAGCCGGGTACCTCGATTCGGTCGGAAGGCGGAGAACGGCTCAGGTCATCAAGGAAGCCCGGGTTGCCGAAGCCGAGCGTCAGGCAGAAGCACAGGAGAGCGAGGCCGACTCCCGCCGGCGGGCGGAGGTCGCCAGGGCCGATGCGGACCTACTGATCGTCGAGCGTGAGAACGCCCTGCGTGTGCGGACGGCCGAACTCGAAGCCGATGCCCTCATCAAGGAGGAGCAGGCCAAAGTGGCCGGTGACAAGGCACGGGCGATCGCTCAACAAGAACTCCAGCACGAGCGAATTGAACTCGAGCGGCGCCGGCTGGAGGCCGACATCGTGGCACCGGCCCGGGCGGAGAAGGAGGCCAAGGAGCTCATCGCCAAAGGTGTAGCCGCCTCGATCATCGAGGACGGCGCTGCACAGATCGACGTGTTCAGGCGCCTGGTCGAGCAGTACCAGTTGGCCGGCGAGGATGCTCAGCAGATCTTCGTTCTGAACATGCTGCCCGACCTGGTCGACAGGATCGTCGGCACAGTCGAGGGCGTGTCCATCGATCGGGTGTCGATCATCGACTCGGGCTCCGGAGAACCGGGTATCCCCGCGGTGATGTCGCAGCTTCCGGCAGCCGTCATCAAGCTAACGGAACAAATCGAAAACGCCACCGGGGTCAACATCCTTTCGAATCTCGGCGGGCCGCGCCGGGCCGGGTCTAGCGCCTCAACCCCGGCGGCCGCGACAGATGATGCCGGAGGCACCGGCGAACCGGTAGCCTGA
- a CDS encoding CrcB family protein, with the protein MRTFFAVGLGGAIGSMARYAVGSLLGRREGWDYWMATMAVNVTGALALGILVGFFGDHVTDNSAVRTGLTVGLLGGYTTFSTWMVESMDLVGTGRIGAGVVNVVVAVVAGLAAAIAGLAIGRTLAV; encoded by the coding sequence ATGCGTACCTTCTTCGCCGTTGGTCTCGGTGGGGCCATCGGCTCGATGGCCCGCTATGCCGTTGGCTCACTCCTGGGACGCAGGGAAGGTTGGGACTACTGGATGGCCACCATGGCCGTCAACGTGACCGGCGCGCTGGCGCTCGGCATCCTGGTCGGGTTCTTCGGAGACCACGTCACGGACAACAGCGCGGTGCGTACGGGCCTCACTGTTGGGCTCCTCGGCGGATACACCACCTTCAGCACATGGATGGTCGAATCGATGGATCTGGTGGGAACCGGGCGGATCGGCGCGGGCGTCGTCAACGTCGTGGTGGCGGTGGTTGCCGGCCTGGCCGCCGCCATTGCCGGCCTAGCGATCGGCCGCACTCTGGCCGTGTGA
- a CDS encoding peptidoglycan DD-metalloendopeptidase family protein, whose protein sequence is MLRSVAARTLLALLLLASLLLSAAPAASITKNEVDEACAESQTAKAVLDEAQAQLDAATAAHQEAYWQRDDISYKQLGLRATIDDHVDEIDEIRVRVVERAVDMYMAGGSVQPGMLFNADSVEDVITGQAYLDAATKDDVVALERLQALKGTLDGLQAQFVTQKEELDIIEAELAAIAQSQLELVGQVTTAFNELDGECRAARQEYERQLAVERALKAARAGGGGGGIGAEATPGFICPMPAPVSFINDWGFPRSGGRTHKGTDVFAAYGHTVVAVANGTVRLRSGGLGGTSIWLDSDYGVSFYYAHLSGYAPGITDGVRVSIGQEIAYNGDTGNARGGAPHVHFQIHPGGSSRPAVNPYPTLSRNC, encoded by the coding sequence ATGTTGCGCTCTGTGGCAGCGCGAACGCTGCTTGCCCTGCTTCTCCTCGCTTCGCTGCTGCTCAGCGCGGCGCCGGCTGCCTCGATCACGAAGAACGAGGTCGACGAGGCGTGTGCCGAATCACAGACTGCCAAGGCTGTGCTCGACGAGGCGCAAGCGCAGCTGGATGCCGCCACGGCGGCCCATCAGGAGGCCTACTGGCAACGGGACGACATCTCCTACAAGCAACTCGGGTTACGGGCCACCATCGATGATCATGTCGATGAAATCGACGAGATCCGCGTCCGGGTCGTCGAGCGGGCCGTCGACATGTATATGGCGGGCGGGTCGGTGCAACCCGGTATGTTGTTCAATGCCGATTCGGTAGAGGACGTGATCACCGGTCAGGCGTATCTAGACGCCGCCACCAAAGATGACGTCGTTGCTCTCGAACGACTTCAGGCATTGAAGGGGACGCTCGACGGACTCCAGGCGCAGTTCGTGACCCAGAAGGAAGAGCTCGACATCATCGAGGCAGAGCTGGCCGCCATCGCGCAGAGTCAGCTCGAACTGGTCGGACAAGTGACGACTGCGTTCAATGAGCTCGATGGTGAGTGCCGGGCCGCTCGTCAGGAATACGAACGCCAGCTCGCCGTTGAGAGGGCGCTCAAGGCGGCCCGGGCCGGCGGCGGCGGCGGCGGCATCGGAGCCGAGGCAACTCCCGGATTCATCTGCCCGATGCCCGCCCCCGTGTCGTTCATAAACGATTGGGGATTCCCACGCTCGGGCGGAAGGACCCACAAGGGCACGGATGTCTTCGCCGCCTACGGTCACACGGTGGTGGCGGTTGCGAACGGGACCGTCCGGCTCCGCTCCGGCGGATTGGGTGGAACCTCGATCTGGCTCGACTCCGACTACGGAGTGAGCTTCTACTACGCTCACCTCAGTGGATACGCTCCCGGGATCACCGACGGGGTGAGGGTCTCGATCGGTCAAGAGATCGCCTACAACGGTGACACGGGTAACGCCCGCGGTGGCGCCCCGCACGTGCATTTTCAGATTCACCCGGGGGGCAGCTCACGGCCGGCAGTGAACCCGTATCCGACTTTGTCTAGGAATTGTTGA